The genomic segment AAATTAATAATAAAAAAATATATATATCTATTAATAATTATAGCTACTACAAGTTCACTCATCATAGGATGTGGAACTAAAGAGATTAGGGGCCGTGATGCTGAGGTGTACTTAAACCAAGGTATTAAGCATTATGAAGATGGTAAATATAGACTAGCTGCAGAAATGTTAGAGGATGCTATTAAATATGCAGAAACGCCTTCTGTTGCAGCAAAAGCCCAGTTGTATTTGGGGAATGCATATTTTAAGGATGAAAATTACTTAGAGGCAATACCATCATATAATCAATTTCTAGAATATTTTCCTGACCATGAAGAGGCTCCCATGGTTTTATATAACCTGGCAATGTCACATTACAATGAGATTAAAACCTTTGATAGAGAACAAAAAACTACATGGGATGCAATTGAGGCTTTTGAGAAATTAAAGAATAAATATCCAGAGTTTGCTGAAAAAAAGAATGTTGATAAATATATTCAGGGGTTGAGAGATAAACTAGCTGAAAAAGAGCTTTATGTTGCCAATTTTTATTTTAGAACAGGCCATGAAAAAGCGGCGGTAAATAGATTGAAGTATATCTTTAAGCATTATAGAGATACTGAGACATATAAAAAAGCACTACTTAGATATAGCGAATATTTAGCAAATAATGGTGGTGACAGTAAGGATGTTGTTAGATTGCTAAATAGATTATTAGAGAATACAAAGGGTAATGAAAAGTATGCAGAGGAATTAATAAATATACTTAATGAGTTAAAAAATAAATCATAATAGTAGGTTTAAAATATGCTTAATTTGAATTTTGTGATTAATAATATTGAGTTAGTTAAGAAAAAGACTAAGGCCCGCAACATAGATTTTGATTTTAATAGATTGTGTGAGCTTGCAGAGATTAAAAAAGAACTAAAAAAAGAGACCGATGATCTTAAGAGGCAGAGAAATGCAGGATCT from the Deferribacterota bacterium genome contains:
- the bamD gene encoding outer membrane protein assembly factor BamD, coding for MLFYRNKLIIKKYIYLLIIIATTSSLIIGCGTKEIRGRDAEVYLNQGIKHYEDGKYRLAAEMLEDAIKYAETPSVAAKAQLYLGNAYFKDENYLEAIPSYNQFLEYFPDHEEAPMVLYNLAMSHYNEIKTFDREQKTTWDAIEAFEKLKNKYPEFAEKKNVDKYIQGLRDKLAEKELYVANFYFRTGHEKAAVNRLKYIFKHYRDTETYKKALLRYSEYLANNGGDSKDVVRLLNRLLENTKGNEKYAEELINILNELKNKS